The Delphinus delphis chromosome 2, mDelDel1.2, whole genome shotgun sequence genome segment CATTGTTTTCCTAATGGATTTTTACTTTAAACTGTTTTTCCTAAATATAAGTGGATTATGTTCTCTTAAAAAATTCCCAGTCTGAATTGGTATAAAAAAGAAAGTGCAAGTCTCAGTAGTCCTACtacccagagataatcactgagcatttttatgtgttcttctagattttttttttttggaaataaacacatatatactttttaagtttaaaaagttattttaggttattttataatttgtttttcacttaattaTATATGCATCATAGATAGGTTTCCAAGTCAATAAGTAGTCATACATAATTGTTTCTAATGACTGCACAGATTTAATTTTATGTCTATATCAAATTTATGTAACTACTCATTTATTGCAGGATTTTAAAGtcgtgtatacgtgtgtgtgtacttCTCCACCATGTGGATAATTTACTTAAACATTTAgctattttttgatatttaagtagcatttcttcttttgttttagcTATAATAAGTAACAATGCATTGAAAAATCTTGAGGAATATGGCTTTTCccatattttgaataatttcatgGAGTGGAAGTATTGGGTCAAAGGGCAGGGACATTTTATGATTCTTGATTTGTATCACCAAGCTGCTTTTTCAAAGGGTTGTTTGTGCCAATTCAGATACTTTCAGCAATGTGTTAGTACCAGTTTCTCACCTCCCACGCCACTATCAAAGGTGGTAGATGGAGGGGGGATATTTTCCCTAAGCAGCAAAGGAGGTGGACTAAAGGAGACAGGatagagagaggagaagaggggagagtgAACATGGGgaatggagggaaggagaaaggaataaCCAGAAACAACCATTTGCCTGTAATTTTTTCCAGTGGGAAAAGTAATTCATGCTCCTTGTAAGAAACCcacttttccataaatatttacatttaatatggaAAGTCCTCCTCTGGTGACAGGCTCTGCTAACAGTTTATGTATATTATTccatattatttcttttactaaTATTAATGTATAACTTGTTTTTAAAGATCTAGCTTCATACTATACACAACATAGTGAAACATTCCTGCTGGAGATTATATCTTAGGCACCTTTGGAATGATTACTTTAAGTGTGCAGataatttttagtttaaatatctAATTAGAATCGAATGAGAAGCAATACTGCCCCTTTTCCCTGCCAGAGGGCTCTCCCTATTCCTCATCAACAGTCCCCTGACCTAAGCAGCAGTCCCTCGGAGCCAGTTCTGCGAGGCCTTCTGCTGCCTCTGTTTCCCTTTCCCCTGGCTGCTGCTTAGGGGTCAACCCCAGGCGACCTGCGGACCCTCTGTGGGTTGGGAAGCCAGTAGCCAAGGGCGAAGGCCGGTAGCTGCTCACAGCCCTCTGGGGGGCCTTAATTGGGCCCTCCTTGCTCTCCACTTCCAGAGCCTCAGTGCCTAAGATTAACCCAACCATTGTTGCAAAACTCTCCTGTCCAGGCAGAACGAAACCCATCGCCTTGGGGCAGGACTGACCTGACTTTCCTGTCTTTATGGCTTCTCTCCGCAGGTCGGGACACCACTGCCAAAGTGACAACGGCAGTTCCAAGCACTCTGACCGGCTTTTCGCGGAGCCTATTTGGGCTCAGGAAGTCCCACACCTGGCCTGGGGCGTAGCCCTCACGTGACCCGCAAGCTCTGACCGATCGGTCTGACTCAGTCTCTCAGCTTCCGCAGAACACCTTGTGAGCCCCgtgactcagtttctccatttgctCACGCGCGCCAACAGCGTGAGGCACCTGTGCGGAAGGCGGAGGTGCCTCGGACGCTTCTCCAGAGTTCGTGCTCCCGGACGAAACCCCAGAGACGGTCATTTACGCCGCCCAGAGCCCTCCTTCTGGACGTGTCCTGCACTGGACCTGGTAAAGAGTCCGTGCTGCCTGGGGTGGCAGTGACTCGGCCAGGTGCACTGGCAGGACTGCTTGAGAGACACCCTCCTGGGGCCGGCCCGCCATGGTTCTTGAAGGGCCCAGGCCGTAAAGGGGCTGATGGGGAGACGACCGGTGCCCTCCTCCGTGCCCACTGCCGGCCGCCTGACGCAATCTGGCGCGTCCTTGCTGCACGGCTGAGCTGGGGAAACCTCCCCAGCCGTTGCATCACTCCTGCCAGGTTTGCTACGGAGGTGGAGCCGAACCAATCAGCAGGCGCGCTGGGCCCAGCGCAGGACGCGCAGTTACCCATTCAGGGGGCGGCGCGGTCAACCTGGCAGCAAAATCCTAAGGTGATTGGCCAAAATGGAATTTGCCCCGCCCCAATAACCGCGGCAGCTGGCCGCGGTGGGTGGGGCTTTCCGGCCGGAGGGTTTAAAGGGGACCTCGGACCGGGCAGAGCAGCTGGAGCAGCCAAGCGGTGCCAGGCTAGGTGGGTACGTCCGTGGTCCTTCCGTGCCCGCGTCGGAGACCAGCCCCGGAGGCCGCCCAGGCCAGTCCCTGTGTCCGGCACCATGAAGCAGGAGTCTGCAGCTCAGAACACCCCGCCCATCTCACCGCCCCCCTCGCAGCACCCCCAGGACGACTGCGACCCCCAAGCGTTGTGGATTTTCGGGTACGGCTCCCTGGTGTGGAGGCCCGACTTCGCTTACAGCGACAGCCGTGTGGGCTTCGTGCGCGGCTACAGCCGCCGCTTCTGGCAGGGAGACACCTTCCATCGGGGCAGCGACAAGATGGTGAGCATCTGCCCATGCCCGGGTGAATGACGGGGGTGGGGACAGGATAGTGGGCACCGCGCTGGTGCCCTGGAATGTCAGGGTCTATCTGGGCAGACGGTGACTCCGTCCCGATGGGGGAAATATGTAAACCTTGCTTACATATTTTGGCTTAAATTTGTGTGCCCAGTGGGTCACTGTGTGATGGCTATAGGCTGATCTTGTGGATCACCGTGTTGATGAATATTTCTGAATATCAATCTGGGCCACTGCCATGTGTCTACTCCTGTTACATCTATGCATCATCCCCCTGGATGAGTGGGGCTCTCTGAGGCCTGGGACAGAAGGGATACTAAGAGTTTTCTCTACCAATGATGGCAGAGCTCATttctaatttgttgtttttcaaaatctctcttccctcctcagcCTGGTCGTGTGGTGACCCTCCTTGAAGATCGCGAGGTAAGTGCCAGAGTCAAGAAAGAGACACAGCGTGGAGGGGTGCAGACAGACAGAGCTGTGGCTCCTTGGCTGCAGGCTAGATTAGATGCCCCGCTGGCTGAGGGGAAGGGTGGGTCTAGCTAAGTGCTTCTcataagaatcacctgaggatcttgttaaaatacagattttaataaGATTTAGAGTGGCCTGAAACTCATTCCTAACAAGCTTACAGGCGATGCCATTGTTTCTCAGACCATACTCTGAGTAGGATTTCTGTTCTTTCTGGGGCTAGACCACCTTACCAACTCATGTTAAGGGAGGATGAGGGCTTGATATATTGCTACTAGAGGGCTCACCAGCGCTCTGCCCGCCTCCCTTACAAGCACAGTACTGGGGTGGGACCAGAAGGAGCTGTGTGACTGACCCCAGTGCCCATGTTTTCTCCTAGGGCTGCACTTGGGGTGTGGCGTACCAGGTGCAAGGTGAGCAGGTGAATGAGGCCCTGAAGTACCTGAATGTGCGGGAGGCAGTGCTTGGCAGCTATGATACCAAGGAGGTCACCTTCTACCCTCAAGATACCCCTGACCAACCACTCAAGGCATTGGCCTACGTGGCCACCCCGCAGAACCCTGGTTACCTGGGCCCTGCGCCTGAGGAGGCCATCGCTACGCAGATCCTGGCCTGCCGAGGCTTCTCTGGCCACAACCTTGAGTACTTGCTGCGCCTGGCAGACTTCATGCAGCTCTGTGGGCCCCAGGCACAGGACGAGCACCTAGCAGCCATCGTGGATGCTGTAGGCACCATGCTGCCCTGCTTCTGCCCCACTGAGCAGGCTTTGGCACTGGTCTGAGGGGCTGAGCCCCTACATGGACACAGGGGCCAGGTCCCCACTCCAGTGCACACAGACAGACTTGATATAGCTGGAGCCCACTGAGAAGACTTGGTGGGCCGACAGGGGCCTCTCTTAAGCTCCTGCCTGTCCGCCAGGCCCCAGATCTCCTACCTGACACTGACTTACTACTTGA includes the following:
- the CHAC1 gene encoding glutathione-specific gamma-glutamylcyclotransferase 1 produces the protein MKQESAAQNTPPISPPPSQHPQDDCDPQALWIFGYGSLVWRPDFAYSDSRVGFVRGYSRRFWQGDTFHRGSDKMPGRVVTLLEDREGCTWGVAYQVQGEQVNEALKYLNVREAVLGSYDTKEVTFYPQDTPDQPLKALAYVATPQNPGYLGPAPEEAIATQILACRGFSGHNLEYLLRLADFMQLCGPQAQDEHLAAIVDAVGTMLPCFCPTEQALALV